From a single Candidatus Omnitrophota bacterium genomic region:
- a CDS encoding exosortase system-associated protein, TIGR04073 family, which produces MADVRVRRIWLVSLSLLACLTLPALAFAETTTACTTCEPMDAGKAVGKLMRGAINICTGWVEIPKRVNETSQTSGAAAGFTWGVLRGFGHGFIRTAAGLYEVVTFPFPAPPGYAPVIQPEYIFS; this is translated from the coding sequence TCGCTGAGTTTGCTTGCCTGCCTTACCCTCCCCGCTCTCGCCTTCGCTGAAACCACTACCGCGTGCACCACCTGCGAACCCATGGATGCGGGCAAAGCCGTCGGCAAGCTCATGCGCGGCGCGATCAACATCTGCACCGGCTGGGTGGAAATCCCCAAGCGCGTCAACGAAACCTCCCAGACCTCCGGAGCCGCCGCCGGCTTTACCTGGGGGGTTCTTCGCGGCTTCGGCCATGGCTTCATCCGCACCGCCGCCGGTTTGTATGAAGTCGTCACCTTTCCGTTTCCGGCACCGCCCGGATATGCTCCGGTGATTCAACCCGAATACATCTTTTCGTAG